In the Paralichthys olivaceus isolate ysfri-2021 chromosome 17, ASM2471397v2, whole genome shotgun sequence genome, one interval contains:
- the nup58 gene encoding nucleoporin p58/p45 isoform X2: protein MSGFNFAAGTLGPTTAGGGFAFGAVTSAPAASTGGFSFGSALGAAAAAAAAPPASTTSTAPSLGLGGSLFAQKPAGGLSFNTPAQSNTITQAQFTSGTVAPTTGLTLGAPATSVAPTGFSLALNKPTASATPFSLSAPTSSAPAGAGLTFGSVLTSMAPQQPAATAFTLGLGAATTTTTAALTGPSLGGGLFSNTMSTGLGQTALGGGSLTLGSLLATSTAVSVAPAPSLGLGGVDFSTSSENKSDSSSGANAQDSKALKDENLPPVICQDVDNFQKFVKEQKQVQEDISRMSSKAISKVQDDIKSLKQLLSVNASGLQRQALAIDKLKLETAQELKNADIALRTQKTPPGLQHENTAPSDYFRSLVEQFEVQLQQYRQQIEELENHLTTQSSGSHITPQDLTLAMQKLYQTFVAQAAQLQSVNENVKILKHQYLSFRRAFLEDSTDIFESKRASNRKWQSTPRVTTGPAPFSSVPNAAAVAMAATLTQQQQPAPGFGGGPGFGGVGTGGSSFAFSSTSKPTGGSLSAGFGSSSNSGFNFSNPGINPSAGLTFGVSNPPAAGFGTGGPLLQLKKPPAGNKRGKR from the exons atgtccggCTTCAACTTTGCAGCGGGGACCCTCGGTCCCACCACCGCGGGCGGGGGGTTCGCCTTCGGAGCGGTAACCAG TGCACCTGCAGCCAGCACCGGTGGCTTCTCCTTCGGGAGCGCTcttggtgcagcagcagcagcagcagcagctcccccGGCCTCCACCACCAGCACAGCCCCATCTCTGGGCCTGGGCGGCAGTCTCTTCGCTCAGAAACCTGCTGGAGGGTTGTCTTTTAACACGCCTGCCCAAAGTAACACCATCACACAGGCCCAGTTCACATCTG GCACTGTTGCACCCACCACAGGCCTTACATTag GTGCTCCAGCCACTTCAGTTGCCCCCACAGGCTTTAGCCTAGCTCTCAACAAGCCGACAGCCTCAGCAACACCATTCTCCCTCAGCGCCCCCACCTCGTCAGCCCCTGCTGGGGCAGGTTTAACGTTTGGCTCTGTCCTGACATCCATGGCTCCGCAGCAGCCTGCAGCCACGGCCTTCACCCTCGGTCTTGGTGCCGCCACAACAACCACCACAGCAGCCTTAACGGGCCCATCACTGGGCGGGGGACTCTTCTCCAACACAATGTCTACAG GTTTGGGTCAGACCGCACTTGGAGGAGGCAGCTTGACATTAGGTTCTCTGTTAGCAACTTCCACAGCTGTATCAGTGGCCCCTGCCCCCAGTCTTGGCCTTGGAGGAGTTGACTTCAGCACTTCATCAGAGAATAAGAGCGACTCATCGTCTGGAGCCAACGCACA ggaCAGTAAAGCTCTAAAAGATGAAAACTTGCCCCCAGTCATTTGTCAGGATGTGGACAATTTCCA AAAATTTGTGAAAGAGCAGAAACAAGTTCAGGAGGACATCAGCAGGATGTCATCTAAGGCCATCTCTAAAGTCCAGGATGACATCAAGAGTCTCAAACAGCTTCTCTCTGTCAACGCCAGCGGTCTGCAGCGCCAAGCTCTGGCCATCGACAAGTTAAAGCTGGAGACGGCGcag GAGCTTAAAAATGCCGACATAGCACTGCGGACACAAAAGACGCCCCCTGGACTTCAACATGAAAATACTGCACCATCTGA ttATTTCCGCAGTCTGGTTGAACAGTTTGAGGTGCAGTTGCAACAGTACCGACAGCAGATAGAGGAGCTAGAAAACCACCTGACGACGCAGAGCAGTGGCTCCCACATCACCCCTCAGG ACTTGACCTTGGCCATGCAGAAGTTGTACCAGACATTTGTTGCTCAGGCCGCCCAGCTCCAGTCAgttaatgaaaatgtcaag ATCTTGAAGCACCAGTACCTCTCCTTTCGCCGGGCCTTCCTGGAAGACTCCACAGacatctttgagtccaaacgGGCCTCCAACAGGAAGTGGCAGAGCACGCCGCGAGTCACAACCGGGCCTGCCCCATTCTCCAGTGTGCCCAACGCCGCAGCAGTTGCAATGGCAGCCACGTTGACCCAGCAACAGCAGCCAGCTCCAG GTTTTGGTGGTGGGCCAGGATTTGGTGGGGTGGGGACTGGGGGGTCTTCTTTTGCCTTCTCCTCCACCAGTAAGCCCACAGGAGGCAGTCTGAGTGCAG gctttggcagcagcagcaactcaGGCTTCAACTTCAGTAACCCTGGCATCAACCCCTCAGCTGGTCTGACCTTCGGCGTGTCGAACCCACCTGCCGCAGGCTTCGGCACGGGAGGGCCCCTTCTCCAGCTCAAGAAGCCCCCTGCTGGTAATAAAAGAGGCAAGAGATAG
- the nup58 gene encoding nucleoporin p58/p45 isoform X1, whose amino-acid sequence MSGFNFAAGTLGPTTAGGGFAFGAVTSAPAASTGGFSFGSALGAAAAAAAAPPASTTSTAPSLGLGGSLFAQKPAGGLSFNTPAQSNTITQAQFTSGTVAPTTGLTLGAPATSVAPTGFSLALNKPTASATPFSLSAPTSSAPAGAGLTFGSVLTSMAPQQPAATAFTLGLGAATTTTTAALTGPSLGGGLFSNTMSTGLGQTALGGGSLTLGSLLATSTAVSVAPAPSLGLGGVDFSTSSENKSDSSSGANAQDSKALKDENLPPVICQDVDNFQKFVKEQKQVQEDISRMSSKAISKVQDDIKSLKQLLSVNASGLQRQALAIDKLKLETAQELKNADIALRTQKTPPGLQHENTAPSDYFRSLVEQFEVQLQQYRQQIEELENHLTTQSSGSHITPQDLTLAMQKLYQTFVAQAAQLQSVNENVKILKHQYLSFRRAFLEDSTDIFESKRASNRKWQSTPRVTTGPAPFSSVPNAAAVAMAATLTQQQQPAPGTQAPLGAGFGNPFASAVGTSLGSSTLGGFGGGPGFGGVGTGGSSFAFSSTSKPTGGSLSAGFGSSSNSGFNFSNPGINPSAGLTFGVSNPPAAGFGTGGPLLQLKKPPAGNKRGKR is encoded by the exons atgtccggCTTCAACTTTGCAGCGGGGACCCTCGGTCCCACCACCGCGGGCGGGGGGTTCGCCTTCGGAGCGGTAACCAG TGCACCTGCAGCCAGCACCGGTGGCTTCTCCTTCGGGAGCGCTcttggtgcagcagcagcagcagcagcagctcccccGGCCTCCACCACCAGCACAGCCCCATCTCTGGGCCTGGGCGGCAGTCTCTTCGCTCAGAAACCTGCTGGAGGGTTGTCTTTTAACACGCCTGCCCAAAGTAACACCATCACACAGGCCCAGTTCACATCTG GCACTGTTGCACCCACCACAGGCCTTACATTag GTGCTCCAGCCACTTCAGTTGCCCCCACAGGCTTTAGCCTAGCTCTCAACAAGCCGACAGCCTCAGCAACACCATTCTCCCTCAGCGCCCCCACCTCGTCAGCCCCTGCTGGGGCAGGTTTAACGTTTGGCTCTGTCCTGACATCCATGGCTCCGCAGCAGCCTGCAGCCACGGCCTTCACCCTCGGTCTTGGTGCCGCCACAACAACCACCACAGCAGCCTTAACGGGCCCATCACTGGGCGGGGGACTCTTCTCCAACACAATGTCTACAG GTTTGGGTCAGACCGCACTTGGAGGAGGCAGCTTGACATTAGGTTCTCTGTTAGCAACTTCCACAGCTGTATCAGTGGCCCCTGCCCCCAGTCTTGGCCTTGGAGGAGTTGACTTCAGCACTTCATCAGAGAATAAGAGCGACTCATCGTCTGGAGCCAACGCACA ggaCAGTAAAGCTCTAAAAGATGAAAACTTGCCCCCAGTCATTTGTCAGGATGTGGACAATTTCCA AAAATTTGTGAAAGAGCAGAAACAAGTTCAGGAGGACATCAGCAGGATGTCATCTAAGGCCATCTCTAAAGTCCAGGATGACATCAAGAGTCTCAAACAGCTTCTCTCTGTCAACGCCAGCGGTCTGCAGCGCCAAGCTCTGGCCATCGACAAGTTAAAGCTGGAGACGGCGcag GAGCTTAAAAATGCCGACATAGCACTGCGGACACAAAAGACGCCCCCTGGACTTCAACATGAAAATACTGCACCATCTGA ttATTTCCGCAGTCTGGTTGAACAGTTTGAGGTGCAGTTGCAACAGTACCGACAGCAGATAGAGGAGCTAGAAAACCACCTGACGACGCAGAGCAGTGGCTCCCACATCACCCCTCAGG ACTTGACCTTGGCCATGCAGAAGTTGTACCAGACATTTGTTGCTCAGGCCGCCCAGCTCCAGTCAgttaatgaaaatgtcaag ATCTTGAAGCACCAGTACCTCTCCTTTCGCCGGGCCTTCCTGGAAGACTCCACAGacatctttgagtccaaacgGGCCTCCAACAGGAAGTGGCAGAGCACGCCGCGAGTCACAACCGGGCCTGCCCCATTCTCCAGTGTGCCCAACGCCGCAGCAGTTGCAATGGCAGCCACGTTGACCCAGCAACAGCAGCCAGCTCCAG GGACCCAGGCACCCTTGGGGGCAGGGTTTGGAAACCCCTTTGCCTCGGCAGTGGGCACTAGCTTGGGCTCTTCTACCCTTGGAG GTTTTGGTGGTGGGCCAGGATTTGGTGGGGTGGGGACTGGGGGGTCTTCTTTTGCCTTCTCCTCCACCAGTAAGCCCACAGGAGGCAGTCTGAGTGCAG gctttggcagcagcagcaactcaGGCTTCAACTTCAGTAACCCTGGCATCAACCCCTCAGCTGGTCTGACCTTCGGCGTGTCGAACCCACCTGCCGCAGGCTTCGGCACGGGAGGGCCCCTTCTCCAGCTCAAGAAGCCCCCTGCTGGTAATAAAAGAGGCAAGAGATAG
- the nup58 gene encoding nucleoporin p58/p45 isoform X4: MSGFNFAAGTLGPTTAGGGFAFGAVTSAPAASTGGFSFGSALGAAAAAAAAPPASTTSTAPSLGLGGSLFAQKPAGGLSFNTPAQSNTITQAQFTSGTVAPTTGLTLGAPATSVAPTGFSLALNKPTASATPFSLSAPTSSAPAGAGLTFGSVLTSMAPQQPAATAFTLGLGAATTTTTAALTGPSLGGGLFSNTMSTGLGQTALGGGSLTLGSLLATSTAVSVAPAPSLGLGGVDFSTSSENKSDSSSGANAQDSKALKDENLPPVICQDVDNFQKFVKEQKQVQEDISRMSSKAISKVQDDIKSLKQLLSVNASGLQRQALAIDKLKLETAQELKNADIALRTQKTPPGLQHENTAPSDYFRSLVEQFEVQLQQYRQQIEELENHLTTQSSGSHITPQDLTLAMQKLYQTFVAQAAQLQSVNENVKILKHQYLSFRRAFLEDSTDIFESKRASNRKWQSTPRVTTGPAPFSSVPNAAAVAMAATLTQQQQPAPGFGSSSNSGFNFSNPGINPSAGLTFGVSNPPAAGFGTGGPLLQLKKPPAGNKRGKR, translated from the exons atgtccggCTTCAACTTTGCAGCGGGGACCCTCGGTCCCACCACCGCGGGCGGGGGGTTCGCCTTCGGAGCGGTAACCAG TGCACCTGCAGCCAGCACCGGTGGCTTCTCCTTCGGGAGCGCTcttggtgcagcagcagcagcagcagcagctcccccGGCCTCCACCACCAGCACAGCCCCATCTCTGGGCCTGGGCGGCAGTCTCTTCGCTCAGAAACCTGCTGGAGGGTTGTCTTTTAACACGCCTGCCCAAAGTAACACCATCACACAGGCCCAGTTCACATCTG GCACTGTTGCACCCACCACAGGCCTTACATTag GTGCTCCAGCCACTTCAGTTGCCCCCACAGGCTTTAGCCTAGCTCTCAACAAGCCGACAGCCTCAGCAACACCATTCTCCCTCAGCGCCCCCACCTCGTCAGCCCCTGCTGGGGCAGGTTTAACGTTTGGCTCTGTCCTGACATCCATGGCTCCGCAGCAGCCTGCAGCCACGGCCTTCACCCTCGGTCTTGGTGCCGCCACAACAACCACCACAGCAGCCTTAACGGGCCCATCACTGGGCGGGGGACTCTTCTCCAACACAATGTCTACAG GTTTGGGTCAGACCGCACTTGGAGGAGGCAGCTTGACATTAGGTTCTCTGTTAGCAACTTCCACAGCTGTATCAGTGGCCCCTGCCCCCAGTCTTGGCCTTGGAGGAGTTGACTTCAGCACTTCATCAGAGAATAAGAGCGACTCATCGTCTGGAGCCAACGCACA ggaCAGTAAAGCTCTAAAAGATGAAAACTTGCCCCCAGTCATTTGTCAGGATGTGGACAATTTCCA AAAATTTGTGAAAGAGCAGAAACAAGTTCAGGAGGACATCAGCAGGATGTCATCTAAGGCCATCTCTAAAGTCCAGGATGACATCAAGAGTCTCAAACAGCTTCTCTCTGTCAACGCCAGCGGTCTGCAGCGCCAAGCTCTGGCCATCGACAAGTTAAAGCTGGAGACGGCGcag GAGCTTAAAAATGCCGACATAGCACTGCGGACACAAAAGACGCCCCCTGGACTTCAACATGAAAATACTGCACCATCTGA ttATTTCCGCAGTCTGGTTGAACAGTTTGAGGTGCAGTTGCAACAGTACCGACAGCAGATAGAGGAGCTAGAAAACCACCTGACGACGCAGAGCAGTGGCTCCCACATCACCCCTCAGG ACTTGACCTTGGCCATGCAGAAGTTGTACCAGACATTTGTTGCTCAGGCCGCCCAGCTCCAGTCAgttaatgaaaatgtcaag ATCTTGAAGCACCAGTACCTCTCCTTTCGCCGGGCCTTCCTGGAAGACTCCACAGacatctttgagtccaaacgGGCCTCCAACAGGAAGTGGCAGAGCACGCCGCGAGTCACAACCGGGCCTGCCCCATTCTCCAGTGTGCCCAACGCCGCAGCAGTTGCAATGGCAGCCACGTTGACCCAGCAACAGCAGCCAGCTCCAG gctttggcagcagcagcaactcaGGCTTCAACTTCAGTAACCCTGGCATCAACCCCTCAGCTGGTCTGACCTTCGGCGTGTCGAACCCACCTGCCGCAGGCTTCGGCACGGGAGGGCCCCTTCTCCAGCTCAAGAAGCCCCCTGCTGGTAATAAAAGAGGCAAGAGATAG
- the nup58 gene encoding nucleoporin p58/p45 isoform X3: protein MSGFNFAAGTLGPTTAGGGFAFGAVTSAPAASTGGFSFGSALGAAAAAAAAPPASTTSTAPSLGLGGSLFAQKPAGGLSFNTPAQSNTITQAQFTSGTVAPTTGLTLGAPATSVAPTGFSLALNKPTASATPFSLSAPTSSAPAGAGLTFGSVLTSMAPQQPAATAFTLGLGAATTTTTAALTGPSLGGGLFSNTMSTGLGQTALGGGSLTLGSLLATSTAVSVAPAPSLGLGGVDFSTSSENKSDSSSGANAQDSKALKDENLPPVICQDVDNFQKFVKEQKQVQEDISRMSSKAISKVQDDIKSLKQLLSVNASGLQRQALAIDKLKLETAQELKNADIALRTQKTPPGLQHENTAPSDYFRSLVEQFEVQLQQYRQQIEELENHLTTQSSGSHITPQDLTLAMQKLYQTFVAQAAQLQSVNENVKILKHQYLSFRRAFLEDSTDIFESKRASNRKWQSTPRVTTGPAPFSSVPNAAAVAMAATLTQQQQPAPGTQAPLGAGFGNPFASAVGTSLGSSTLGGITSDFLFSMNVPFYFALSLHTLPSNVRQLVFLEPLCSFVTYSVGSVCVSE, encoded by the exons atgtccggCTTCAACTTTGCAGCGGGGACCCTCGGTCCCACCACCGCGGGCGGGGGGTTCGCCTTCGGAGCGGTAACCAG TGCACCTGCAGCCAGCACCGGTGGCTTCTCCTTCGGGAGCGCTcttggtgcagcagcagcagcagcagcagctcccccGGCCTCCACCACCAGCACAGCCCCATCTCTGGGCCTGGGCGGCAGTCTCTTCGCTCAGAAACCTGCTGGAGGGTTGTCTTTTAACACGCCTGCCCAAAGTAACACCATCACACAGGCCCAGTTCACATCTG GCACTGTTGCACCCACCACAGGCCTTACATTag GTGCTCCAGCCACTTCAGTTGCCCCCACAGGCTTTAGCCTAGCTCTCAACAAGCCGACAGCCTCAGCAACACCATTCTCCCTCAGCGCCCCCACCTCGTCAGCCCCTGCTGGGGCAGGTTTAACGTTTGGCTCTGTCCTGACATCCATGGCTCCGCAGCAGCCTGCAGCCACGGCCTTCACCCTCGGTCTTGGTGCCGCCACAACAACCACCACAGCAGCCTTAACGGGCCCATCACTGGGCGGGGGACTCTTCTCCAACACAATGTCTACAG GTTTGGGTCAGACCGCACTTGGAGGAGGCAGCTTGACATTAGGTTCTCTGTTAGCAACTTCCACAGCTGTATCAGTGGCCCCTGCCCCCAGTCTTGGCCTTGGAGGAGTTGACTTCAGCACTTCATCAGAGAATAAGAGCGACTCATCGTCTGGAGCCAACGCACA ggaCAGTAAAGCTCTAAAAGATGAAAACTTGCCCCCAGTCATTTGTCAGGATGTGGACAATTTCCA AAAATTTGTGAAAGAGCAGAAACAAGTTCAGGAGGACATCAGCAGGATGTCATCTAAGGCCATCTCTAAAGTCCAGGATGACATCAAGAGTCTCAAACAGCTTCTCTCTGTCAACGCCAGCGGTCTGCAGCGCCAAGCTCTGGCCATCGACAAGTTAAAGCTGGAGACGGCGcag GAGCTTAAAAATGCCGACATAGCACTGCGGACACAAAAGACGCCCCCTGGACTTCAACATGAAAATACTGCACCATCTGA ttATTTCCGCAGTCTGGTTGAACAGTTTGAGGTGCAGTTGCAACAGTACCGACAGCAGATAGAGGAGCTAGAAAACCACCTGACGACGCAGAGCAGTGGCTCCCACATCACCCCTCAGG ACTTGACCTTGGCCATGCAGAAGTTGTACCAGACATTTGTTGCTCAGGCCGCCCAGCTCCAGTCAgttaatgaaaatgtcaag ATCTTGAAGCACCAGTACCTCTCCTTTCGCCGGGCCTTCCTGGAAGACTCCACAGacatctttgagtccaaacgGGCCTCCAACAGGAAGTGGCAGAGCACGCCGCGAGTCACAACCGGGCCTGCCCCATTCTCCAGTGTGCCCAACGCCGCAGCAGTTGCAATGGCAGCCACGTTGACCCAGCAACAGCAGCCAGCTCCAG GGACCCAGGCACCCTTGGGGGCAGGGTTTGGAAACCCCTTTGCCTCGGCAGTGGGCACTAGCTTGGGCTCTTCTACCCTTGGAGGTATTAcctctgactttttattttcaatgaatGTTCCCTTTTATTTTGCCCTTTCTTTACACACTCTACCATCCAATGTCAGACAGCTAGTTTTTTTAGAGCCTTTGTGTTCTTTTGTAACGTATAGTgtaggtagtgtgtgtgtgtctgagtga